The Sandaracinaceae bacterium DNA segment GCGACCTCGCCCCGCTCGCCCACCTCGCGCTCGTGCTCATCGGCGAGGGGACCGCGGACCTCGACGGCGCGGTGATGCCGGGCGGCGAGGCGCTCGCGAAGGTGGGCCTCGCGCCGCTGACGCTCCAGGCGAAGGAGGGGCTCGCCCTCATCAACGGGACGCAGCTCATCCTGGCCGTGGGCGCGCTCGCCGTGGTGGAGGGGCAGAAGCTCTGCACCCAGGCGGACGTCGTCGGCGCGATGAGCCTCGAGGCCCTCCAGGGCAGCGTGCGCCCCTTCGACGCGCGCATCCAGGCCGTGCGCCCCCACCCCGGGCAAGCGGAGACGGCCGCGAACCTGCGCGCGCTCCTCGCGGACAGCGAGATCATGGAGAGCCACCGGGACTGCAAGAAGGTGCAGGACCCCTACTCGCTCCGCTGCATGCCGCAGATCCACGGCGCCTCGCGGGACGCCCTCGGCTGGGTGAGGCAGGTCCTGGAGCGCGAGATCGTCGCCGCGACGGACAACCCGCTCGTCTTCAGCGAGACCGGCGAGGTCATCAGCGGCGGCAACTTCCACGGCCAGCCGCTCGCGATCGCGCTCGACACCGCGGCCATCGCCATCGCGGAGCTGGCGAACGTGTCGGAGCGCCGCATCGAGCAGCTCGTGAACCCGGCCATGAGCAGCGGGCTGCCCCCGTTCCTCGCGCCCCACACCGGCCTGGACTCGGGCTTCATGATGGCGCAGGTCACGGCGGCCGCGCTGGTGAGCGAGAACAAGGTCCTCTGCCACCCGTCGAGCGTCGACTCCATCCCGTCGTCCGCGGGCAAGGAGGACCACGTGTCGATGGGCAGCATCTCGGCCCGGAAGGCGCGCACCGTCGCCGACCACGTCCGCCAGGTCCTGGCCATCGAGGGCATGGTCGCCGCGCAGGGGCTCGATCTGCGCGCGCCGCTGAGGCCGGGCTCGGGCGTCCGAGAGGCGCACACCGCGTTGCGCGCCGGGGTCCCGACGCTCGAGCGCGATCGGCCGCTGCACGTCGACATCGACGCGACCACCGAGATGCTGCGCGCGGGCACGCTGGTCCGCGCGGCGGAGACCGCCACCGGCCCGCTCGCGTGAAGCGCCCCGCGCCCATCCTCCCCAGCGCGATCACCGACGCCCTGGTCGAGCTCGGGCTGAGCCCGGGCGCGACCCTGCTCGCCCACACGTCGCTGTCGGCGATCAGCGGGCCGGACTCCATGGTGGTCGGGGGCGCGCTCGGCGTGGTCTCGGCGCTCCGCGCGGCGCTCGGCCCTGACGGCACCCTGGTCGTGCCGACGTTCAGTGCGGACTGCTCGGACCCCGAAGAGTGGACCAACCCGCCCGTGCCGCGGTCCTGGTGGGACGCGATCCGTGAGGAGATGCCGGCCTGGACCCCGGACGGGTGGGCGAGCTTCCGGGTCGGCGTGGTGCCGGAGCGCGTACGCGGCCTCGACGGCGCGCTTCGGAGCGAACACCCGCAGACGTCGTTCGCCGCGATCGGCCCGCGCGCCGAGGCCATCCTCGCCCCGCACCCGCTCGACGATCCGCTGGGGCCCTCCGGCCCCCTCGGACGCATGCGCGCGCTCGAGGCGTGGGTGTTGCTCCTGGGGTGTGGGTTCTCGTCCTGCACCGCCTTCCATCTGGCCGAGCACGAGGCGACCCGTCCGCGTCCAACGGTGACCCGACGCGCGCCGCTCGTGGTCGACGGCGCGCGCCGCTGGGTCCGCTGGACGGAGCCCGACTACGACAGCCGCCTGTTCCCCGACATCGGCCGCGCGTTCCGCCGCGAGCCGGCGTGTCGGCGCGGCCCGGTCGGGCGCACGGAGGCGCACCTCTTTCGCCTGGCCGACGGCGTGGAGCTCGCGACGCGCTGGATGAACGGAGACGTGGCCCGCGAAGAGTGAGCTGGCGCCCTACTTACGGTTCAAAAAGTAGAATGACCTCGGTATAGTGCGGCCCCGCCCGAGAACCGACGGGCCCACCCCGGTCCCTCGCTCCTCCGCGCACGGCTCACCCTACTTCATGACCACCTCTTCGCCCCGTCCGAACGCACCCGGTGAGGCCGACGCTGGCGCTGCGGAAGCGCAGATCGAAGCCCTGCGTCAGGAGCTCGAAGCCACCCCGGACCGGGGGCGCCAGGCCGTCATCCAGTACGAGATCGGGCACCTCACGCAGCACGCGCTGGCCAACGAAGCCCAGGCCGTGCGCGAATACCTCGGGGCCTACAACCTCGATCCCCAGTTCCGCCCGCCGCTGATCGCGCTCGTGTCGATCTTCGAGCGGCGCCGCTCGAGCAAGAACCTCCTGCGCCTCTACGACGCCGAGGCGCGCAGCGCGACGACCCCCCGTGAGGCAGCGTCGGCGCTCGCGGACCGCGCGATCCTGACCGCGGACCAGATGGGCGACGTCGAGGAGGCGCGCGGCCTGCTCGAGGCGGCCTTCGAGCAGGCCGGCGAGGCGGGCGACCTGGCCCTCCTGCTCGAGCAGCAGCGCCTGGTGGACGGAGACATCGAGGGCGCGCTCGAGGTCATCGAGGCGCGCGCCGGCCTCGTGCACGACCCGGTCCTGGCCACCCTGCTGCGGCTCGAGGTCGCGCGCGCCCGAGAAGAGGCGGGAGACCTCGAGGGGGCGCTCTCGATGCTCCGATCGGCGGTCACGACCCCGGCCGCCCGCTGGCGGGTCCTGACCCAGCTCGAGCGCGTGGCCCGCAAGGCCGAGCGCTACCCCGAGCTCATCGTCGCGCTCGAGGGCCGCGCGAAGCTGGCCGTGGCCGAGGCCAAGGGTGAGGACGCGGGCCAGGCGTCCGGCGCGTTCAGCGTGCAGCGCTTCGCGGACCAGGCGCGCGCGGCCTCGACGGCCGCGGCCCTCTACCGCGAGGCGGGCCGGCTCCGCCTGCAGAAGCTCAACGACGCGCCTGGCGCCCTGCGGGACTACGACGAGGCGACGCAGCTGCGTGAGGCGGACCCGCTCCTCGGCTACGAGCGGATGCTCGCCCAGGAGCTCGCGGGCGACCTGGAGGGCGCGGCGGCCGAGGCCGAGCGGCTGCTGGGCGCCGGCCTCGAGGGGCCGCCCGCGGCCGCGCTGCGCTTCCGCCTCGCGGAGCGCGCCCAGGCCGCGGGAGACGGCGAGGCCGCGCTGACCGAGATGCGCCGCGCGCTCGAGGCCGACCCGAGCTCCGCGGTCGCCGCGGCCATGCTCGACGATCTGCTGCGGCTCGGCGGCGACCACGCGAGCGCGGCCGAGCAGCTCGAGACCCGCGCCGCGGACGTGACCGGAGCGGCGCGCGCGCAGCGCCTCTGGGAGGCGGCCCACCTCGCGGCCCATCACCTCCAGGACGCGGAGAAGGCGCGCGCGCTCTACGCCGCCGCGGCCGAGGCCGCCCGCGCGGGCGAAGACGAGCGCGCGCCGGTGGACGCGATCCTGCGCGAGGGGCTCGCGGCCGCGATGAGCCTCGGCGACGCCGACGGCGCCGTGCGCCGCATCCGCGCGCTGCTGTCGACGGAGCTCGAAGACGAAGAGCGCAGCGCGATGCTCCGCGACCTGCACGAGCTGACGCGCGTCGTGCTCGAGGACGACGCGGCGGCAGACGCCGTCCTGGCGCAGGCGCTCGACACCCCGGCCGCGTCGGCGTGGGCGCCCGACCTCGCGCGGCTGCTCGCGGCGGCCCGCGGCGACGATGCCCTGCTCGCCAAGGCGCACCACCTGCTGGCGGACCGGGCCGCGGACGCGGAGACGGCGGCGGCGCATCTCTGCGCGGCGGCCCGCGCGGAGGCGCGCGCGTCGGACGAGGACGCGGCGGTCGAGTCCCTGCGCGCGGCGCTCGAGCGCTCGCCCACGCATCCCTACGCGGTCGCGTTGCTCGAGGAGGTGCTGCGCGCGCGCGGCGACGCGGACGAGCTGGTCCGACTCCTGCGCGAGGCGGCCGAGAAGGCCGACGCGCCGCGCGCGGCCGAGACGCGCCTCCTCCTCGCGGGGGCGGCCGCGGAGGCCGCCGATCGGTTCGACGACGCGGTCGCCGCCTACGAAGAGGCAGCCCAGCGCGACCCGACGTCGCTCGCCCCGCTGCTCGCCAAGCGCCGCCTCGCCGAGGCGCGTAAGTCGGAGGGGAACGAGCCGGATCCGAAGATGCTGCTCGAGGCGCTCGAGGCGCTGAGCCAGCGCGAGATCGCGGCGGGAGAGCCGGGCCGCCATACGCTCGCGCTGGGCGAGCACTACGATCTGTTCAGCGGCCAGCCCGAGCGCGCCGAGGCGCCTCTCCGCACCGCGCTGGAGAGCGAAGCGGTCGGGCTGCACGCGGCCGTCGACCTCGCCCTCCTGCCGGCGACCGAGGGCGACCGCGAGGCACGCCTGATGGGCCTCTCCCACATCCTCGGCCACACCCAGGACGAGGCGCGGCGCGGCATCCTCCGCGAAGCCGCGGGCGTGGCGCTCGACGGCGGCCTGGACCTGACGCGCGCCGAGGCGCTGCTGGACGAGCTCTCCGAGCGCGCCCCTGGGGATCGCTGGAGCCCGCTCGGCCGGCTGCAGCTGCTGGCCACGGACGACTCGCGCGCGACGGAGCGCGCCGACGCCTGGCTCGCGCTGGGCCGCGCGACCGACGACCCGGAGGTGGCGGCGGAGCTGCTGCTGCACGCGCTCCGAGGGCAGGTCTTCGGCGCCGGCGAGGACGCGCTCGACGACGCCGTCATCCTCGCGCACGAGGTGCTCGGCGAGGCCCCCGACTCGCTGGCGGCCGCGGTCGCGATGGACGAAGCCCTCGGCGCGGGAGACGACCCTGAGGGGCGCGCGCGCGCGCTCGGGACCTGGACCACGCAGGCGGAGGGCAGCGCGACGCTCCGTTCGGCCCACGGCCGCGCGCTCGCCGCCGCGGGGCGACCGAGTGAAGCGCTCGGGGTCCTGCTCAAGATCGCGGCCAGCGAGCCGGACGATCTCGCGAGCTGGGAGGCCATCCGCGTCGCAGCGCGCGAGTGCGAGGCCTGGGAGCCGCTCGTCGAGGCGTGCGACCGACTCGCGCACCTCGTGACGGACGAGGAGCTGAAGATGCTCCTCCTCGAGGAGTCGGCGGCCACGCTGATGGACGCGCTCGGCCAGGACGCCCGGGCCGAGCGCCGCCTCCGCCGGATCCTCGCGATCGACGCGCGGCGCCCCATCGCCTACGGGCGCCTCCACGACCTGCTCGCCGAGCGCGACGACGACGCCGGCCTGCTCGAGCTGGTCAGCAACCGCATCGAGCTGGTCGACGATCCGAGCGAGCTCGTGAAGCTCTTCTACGAGCAGGCACGTTTGCTGCGCTCGGTCGGCCTGCGCGAAGAGGCGCTCTCCGCCCTCGACAACCTGCTGATGCTCGACGGCGCGCACGTCGGCGGCCTCGCGCTGCTCGTCGAGCTCCAGGTGCAGCAGGAGAACTTCGGCGGGGCGGTGCACGCGCTCCAGACCCTGGCCGCCGCGCCCGACGTGCCGGGGAGCCAGCGGCGGATCGCGCGCCTCGGAGCCGCGGACTTCCTCGAGAAGAAGCTCGACGACGCCGCGGGGGCGCTCGCCGAGCTCAGCGCCCTGCACGAGATCGGCCTCGCGGACCGCGAGATCTACGAGCGCATGGCCGACGTGGCGGTGAAGATCGAGCGGCACGACGACGCGGTCGAGGCGCTGGCCCACGCGGTCGAGCACGCCAGCTCCGCCAAGGCCGTGGCCCGGCTCGAGCGTCGCGCAGGCGCCATTCACGCCGAGGAGCGCCTGGACCGGGACGCGGCCGTCGCGGCGTACGAGCGGGCGCTCGCGGCGTCCCCGACCGATCTCGAGGCATGCGAGGCGCTCGCCGCGCTGCTCGACGGCCCGGAGCGCGCCGCGGCGAGCCATCGCTTCGAGCAGGCGCTGCGGCCGCTGCTGGAGGACGACCCGACCGAGCCCCAGATCCTCCGCAAGCTGCGGCGCGCCGCGGCCTGGCGTGACGACCGCGGGTTCGACGCGGCGCTCCTCTCGGCGCTCGTCGTCCTCGGTGAAGCGGACGACGCGGAGCGGGAGGCGCTCGCCGCCCACACCCGGACAGGCCCGCCACGCGGCGCCCTGAGCGCCGAGGAGATCGACGCCATCCGCGTGCGCGGCGACGGCGGCGACGTCCTTCAGCTCGCGCGCGCGCTGTCCGAGAGCGCGGCCGAGATGGATGGCCTCGATCCGTCCGGGTACGGGCTCGGCCGCGGGGATCTGGTCAAGGGCGACGACCCGCTGAAGTCGGAGCTGGCCGCGCTCGGCGGCGTCTTCGGGCTCCCGGCCGCGGAGCTCTACCGCGGCGGCGACGACCCGGCGCGGCTGGACGTGCTGCCGCACTACAAGGGTCACCTCAGCTGGGTCGGAGGCGGGCAAGTGCAGCCGCCGCTCAGCCCGGATCGACGCTACACCTTCGGCTACCTCGCGGCCGGCGTCCGGATGGGCGTCGCGCCGTTCGTCCGCCGGGGCGCGGAGGGCGCGGCCCTCGCCGTGTTCGCCGCCGCCGCCGCCGCCGAGGCGCCGCTCGCCGCGGGCGCGGGGCGCGACCTCGAGGAGGCGACGCGGCGCATGTACAAGGCGATGCCGCGTCGCGTGAGGAAGTCGCTGCCCGAGAAGCTCGCCTCCCTGGAGGGTGGACAGCGGGTGGACGAGTGGGCGCGACGCGTGGTCCGTACCGCGCAGCGCGCCGGCCTGCTCGCTTCTGATGACCTGCACGTCTCGATGACGCGCGTGCTCGGTCGACCGCCTTCCCGCGAAGCGGTCGTCTCGTCGATCGACGCACGCGACCTGCTCCTGTTTTGGCTATCGCCGGTCGCCCTCGGGCTCCGGAAGAAGCTGGGCCTCGCCGAATGAGTGAGAACGACGACAAGTCTCCCCCCGAGGAGATCGATCTCGAAGAGCTCGAGTGGGATGACGCGCTCGCCGACTGGGAGACCGAGCTGGACGACAGCGCGGAGGCCAAGGCGCCGCCCCTGCCCCAGGGCAGCGGGGAGCCGTCCCGCGCCCTCTACCGGCCGCCTTCCCCGGACGAGAAGTTCGCGCAGCGCGCCCCGCGCGCGCCGGTGGCGCCCAAGCCCTCCCCCAAGCCCGTCGATCTCGCGGACTTCCCCTCCTTCGACGAGGAGGACGACGAGGAGATGGAGTCGACGCGGATCGCCTCGATCCCGCAGGAGCTGATCAACTCGCTGGTCGAGAAGAGCGACGAGGCGCGCGGCTCCATGCCGACGAAGCCGCCGCCGCCCCTGCCCACCTCCGGCCGCAAGCCCGGCCCGGGCGCGTCCGCACCCGACGCGAGCGCGGCGAAGCCGGCCCCGTCCAAGCCCGCGAAGGTCGCCCCGCCGGTCGACCTCGACCTCGACGGGCTGCTCGAGGGGCTCGACCAGGAGACGCGCGCGTACCCCGACGCGGTGCGCGCCACGCCGGCTCCGCGGCGCCCGTCGACCCCGGCTCCGGAGCGGCCGCTCGGCGCGAGCGAAGCCGAGGCAGACTTCTTCGGGAGCGCGCCGCCGCCGCCGGCCACGCCCGAGGAGGCCTTCTTCGGAGAGGCGACCCTGGACGCCGACGCGGGCGAACACCGCTCGAAGGCAGCGGACGAGACGTTCGACCCGTTCGCCCCCGCCGACGAGGCGCCCGGCGCGCAGGCCCCCGCCGACGAAGGGGTGGTCAGCAGCTTCGGCGACGACGCAGGAGCCTCCGACGCCGGCGACGACGCAGACGAGGACGCCCGCGACGATGCGTTCACGCCGCCCCGAACCCGCATGGCCGATCTCTCCGGCCTCG contains these protein-coding regions:
- the hutH gene encoding histidine ammonia-lyase, with amino-acid sequence MTSVRSEVPLGEAWTLDELVALSRREAKLIFPDRARERVAAARAVIDRLADAGDEAPNVYGVNTGFGALAETRIRADQIRTLQHNLVRSHACGVGALLPHDAVRGMIALRAQTVAMGCSGARPEVVDLLVAMLDRGVIPHIPCQGSVGASGDLAPLAHLALVLIGEGTADLDGAVMPGGEALAKVGLAPLTLQAKEGLALINGTQLILAVGALAVVEGQKLCTQADVVGAMSLEALQGSVRPFDARIQAVRPHPGQAETAANLRALLADSEIMESHRDCKKVQDPYSLRCMPQIHGASRDALGWVRQVLEREIVAATDNPLVFSETGEVISGGNFHGQPLAIALDTAAIAIAELANVSERRIEQLVNPAMSSGLPPFLAPHTGLDSGFMMAQVTAAALVSENKVLCHPSSVDSIPSSAGKEDHVSMGSISARKARTVADHVRQVLAIEGMVAAQGLDLRAPLRPGSGVREAHTALRAGVPTLERDRPLHVDIDATTEMLRAGTLVRAAETATGPLA
- a CDS encoding AAC(3) family N-acetyltransferase, whose protein sequence is MKRPAPILPSAITDALVELGLSPGATLLAHTSLSAISGPDSMVVGGALGVVSALRAALGPDGTLVVPTFSADCSDPEEWTNPPVPRSWWDAIREEMPAWTPDGWASFRVGVVPERVRGLDGALRSEHPQTSFAAIGPRAEAILAPHPLDDPLGPSGPLGRMRALEAWVLLLGCGFSSCTAFHLAEHEATRPRPTVTRRAPLVVDGARRWVRWTEPDYDSRLFPDIGRAFRREPACRRGPVGRTEAHLFRLADGVELATRWMNGDVAREE